The Desulfosoma caldarium nucleotide sequence GACAGCACGCGGGCAAGAAACGTCTTGATCATGACGCTGGTGACTTCGAAGTCGGCAATGACTCCGTCTTTGAGGGGGCGAATGGCCACGACCCTCTCGGAGGTTCTTCCCATCAGGCCCTTGGCTTCCTTACCGACGGCCACCACTCTGTAATTGTCTTTGTCTATGGCAACCACCGAGGGCTCATTGAGAACGATCCCCTTGCCTTTGAGGTAAATCAGGGTGTTGGCGGTGCCCAGGTCCATGGCCAGGTCTTTGGATAAAAAACCCAACAACCTTTGCAGCATCGATACCCTTTCTTCCGTATGGCGGTACCGTTTCCCTCCGTGGCAACGACTGGCCGGAGTCTAGTCATAAGGTTTGAGGAGGTCAATTTGAAATTTTGTCCGAAGCCGTCGCCCCTTCGGCCGATGCCTTGGAAGCCCCGTGAAGCGCTTCAAAGAGTCTTTGGCACGCCACCATCCACAGTTCGTCGTAGGTGACGCCGTCCTGGGGCATCTGAGCATGGCCCACAAAGGTTTTGAGCGCCAGTCTCTTTTTTTTCGGTCCGGGCAGTCCGCCACAGACTCGACGGAGGTGATCCGCCACCGCCAACAGATCCCGCAATTCCCCGCCAAGGGATAAGAGAGCGCAACGGTTCTGAGCCAAACGCCCCACGACGATGCCCGGCGGCACATGCCTTTTTAGGCTCTCCATGAGTGCTCTTTCCCACACATCCAGTTCCGAGGGAGGAATGACGGCCTGGGCGTACTGCCATGGTTCATACTGAAGGATCACCACCGAAAGAGGTTCGCTGTTCTGCAACGCAGCGTGCACCGCCTCCTTGACGTGGGTCGCAAAGGCCCAAGGGGTCAGAAAGCCGCTGGCCCCATCCTTACATGTCCATTCGGCGTAGGTGTGCTGATAGAGCCATCTTTCGTAAAACGCCTCAAAGATGCGAAAACTCTTTTCCACAGCTACGCGATCGTCCTGCGTCAGGCTCAGACGCTTCTTGCTGAGCAGGGCCAGTCCCAAGGGGCCCAGTTGTGGGGAGCCGCCGTTCAGCACCCACAGAGATCCCTGGTGAGGAAGGCGTTCCCCGGCAACGAACAAGAAATGATCCGAAGAATCGGGGTTGAGTGCGGGAATGAAAAGGGGTTTTGAAGCTTCCAGAGCCTCGATGACCAACCCTCGCGAATCCACCGGGACCGGGGTGTGCAGCAGCCTTTGGGGCACTTTGCCGGCCGCCCCGACGAACCGATAAAACCTTTCTGCACAACCTCGTTCCACCAGAAAGGCAAAATCCGCACGGACATAGGTGGCACAGCCTTGTGCCAGGGCTTGGGCCGCTTCGGTGCGGGATCGGGCCCTCGTCCATTCTTCGATCAGGTCATGCCAGAGGGTGAGAATGCGAGAAAAACTATCCCTTTCGTGCAGCCGCTGGTGTTGGTCCAGCAGCTGTTCCAGAATGCGAGCTGTTTCATGAATCCATTTCTGTTGCTTGTCATTGAACCCCCAGTGGCGCTTGGTATCCACATAAAGCAGCCCCTGCTCGCCGGCCACCGGGGTCACCAAAAGCCCCTTGATCCCCTCTTCCCCTTCTCGATAAAATGGAAGAGAACCTGAGAACTTTTCCACTTCCACCTTGCCTAGATGCACCGTATGTCCGACTTTGTGCACTTGGGACAAGAGGCCGCTGCCGTCCTTGGGCAAACTCAGGCTTCTTTGCAGGTGCTTGCTGAGGGACTGATACGTCACAAGGCGGAAACCGCTCTTTAGGGGATCCAAGACGAAAAACGCCACCGTATAGGCATCCAGCACGTTGCTTAGCCAGTTGACCACCGATTGGAATGTGGGCATCATCGCCGCGGCCCCCAAGGGTTGATCATGCGCGTGAGGCGTTGCAGGTTCAAGAAACCAATTTGTGTCGTCACGGATTGCATAGTGGAGGAAACCTTCCTTTCCTGTCAATAAGGCAATGCTCATGGGCAAGATCAAAGTGCTTTCAGATCAGTTGTGCAATCAGATCGCCGCCGGCGAAGTGGTGGAAAGGCCGGCTGCCGTGGTCAAGGAACTGGTGGAAAACAGTGTGGACGCCGCATCCCAGCGCATTCGCGTGCTAATGCACAAAGGAGGCCGAAGCCTCGTGCGCGTGGTGGACGATGGAGAGGGCATGAGCCCCGAGGATGCGCTTCTGGCCTTGGAAAGGCATGCCACCAGCAAGATCGCTTCGGTCGATGACCTGCAAAACATTCGATCCATGGGATTTCGAGGCGAGGCACTACCCAGCATCGCCGCGGTCAGCCGCCTGGAACTGGTCACACGGGAAAAGGAATCCGTCCTGGGGGTTCGTATCTTAGTGGAAGGCGGAGCCATACGCACGGTGGAAGAAGTGGGCTGCCCTGCAGGGACCAGCATTACGGTGCGCGATCTTTTTTTCAATATGCCGGCTCGAAGGAAATTTCTGCGCGCCGTGGACACCGAAGCCGCGCACATCTCCGATATGTTCCTACGACTGGCTCTGGCCCACCCCGAATTGTCCTGGCAGCTGGTGCATCAGGACCGTAAGGTGCACGACTTTCCCAAAGCTTCCTCGCTACAAGATCGCGCGTATCAAGTGTTCGGTCCTCCCCTGGCCAAGACCCTTCTACCCGTGGACTTTCAGGCGGAACACGTGGCGGTCCGAGGACTCATGGGCCCTCCCGAACTGCAACGGGCCAACACACGAAGCCTCTATCTGTTTGTGAACAAAAGGCCTGTCAAAGACACCCTTTTGATTCATGCCGTGCTCACCGCCTACGAGACCCTATTGCCCAAGGGGTCCTACCCCTTTGGCATCCTTTTTGTCGACGTGATTCCTCGCCTGGTGGATGTGAACGTGCATCCCACCAAAAGGGAGGTGCGCTTTCGAGATCCGTCGCTGGTGATGGATCTGGTTCGGCAGGCCTTGACCCAGGCTTTAGCTTCGGCCATGCACGCGTCCTGGTCTCGTACCTTTTACGTTTCTGCATCATCCTTGAATCCTTCGGGAAAACCTACCGCCGCTCGCGAAGGCCAATCTGCTCTGCCCACTTCGCAGGAGGCGCACCGTCACGA carries:
- the mutL gene encoding DNA mismatch repair endonuclease MutL, with product MGKIKVLSDQLCNQIAAGEVVERPAAVVKELVENSVDAASQRIRVLMHKGGRSLVRVVDDGEGMSPEDALLALERHATSKIASVDDLQNIRSMGFRGEALPSIAAVSRLELVTREKESVLGVRILVEGGAIRTVEEVGCPAGTSITVRDLFFNMPARRKFLRAVDTEAAHISDMFLRLALAHPELSWQLVHQDRKVHDFPKASSLQDRAYQVFGPPLAKTLLPVDFQAEHVAVRGLMGPPELQRANTRSLYLFVNKRPVKDTLLIHAVLTAYETLLPKGSYPFGILFVDVIPRLVDVNVHPTKREVRFRDPSLVMDLVRQALTQALASAMHASWSRTFYVSASSLNPSGKPTAAREGQSALPTSQEAHRHEVERSPEGSEPVQLAWLHQPLEPTSAQDPSLAASSSHASALLGFSSLKILGQLASSYILLEAPDGLILIDQHAAHERICYERLRQRSPSPGSQRLAPPQVLDLPPVEADALKRWLPDLQRLGFEVEPFGGGSFVIHAMPSVLKTVDPGLLLRRLVEKTPAEDRTPRLELLEHLAHTAACHSSVRAGQRLTMEAIRHLLAELDALELSATCPHGRPLWWKITLDQIQRFFHRS